One Luteimonas sp. MC1825 DNA segment encodes these proteins:
- a CDS encoding YdcH family protein encodes MFEGQPQAEMDELFKSNPEFRQLYHRHKELDKKVLDAELGVLPIDDTRLAQMKREKLVAKDRLAQMFDTLTH; translated from the coding sequence ATGTTCGAAGGTCAACCGCAGGCGGAAATGGACGAGCTGTTCAAGTCCAACCCGGAGTTCCGCCAGCTCTACCACCGGCACAAGGAACTCGACAAGAAGGTGCTCGACGCGGAACTCGGCGTTCTGCCGATCGATGACACCAGGCTGGCGCAGATGAAGCGCGAAAAGCTCGTCGCCAAGGACCGCCTGGCGCAGATGTTCGACACATTGACCCACTGA
- a CDS encoding pyridoxal-phosphate dependent enzyme produces the protein MPIHDSVLGLIADTPIVKARRLDAGCCELYFKLESQNPGGSIKDRIGMSMIEAAEARGDIKPGDTLVEGTAGNTGIGLALVAQQKGYKLVLVVPDKMSREKIFNLKAMGAEVVLTRSDVAKGHPDYYQDLAERLAAETPGAYFINQFGNPDNPAAHEHGTGPEILRQMAEVGGLDAIVFGCGSSGTMSGLSRCFATQAPDVEMVLADPVGSILAEYINEGTLSDKSASWMVEGIGEDFLPSISDFSRVKKAYAITDKESFLTARELLAKEGILGGSSTGTLLAAALKYCREQTTPKKVLVFVCDTGNKYLSKMYNDYWMLDNGFIEREQHGDLRDLILRPYSQRDTVVVGRNDLLVTAYQRMKLYEISQLPVMDGDDLVGILDESDVLLHVYGDEARFRDPVSTAMASKLEVLDVKSPIESLLPVFDRGQVAIVMDGSRFLGLITRIDLLNWLRRRVN, from the coding sequence ATGCCCATCCACGATTCCGTCCTCGGACTCATCGCCGATACCCCCATCGTCAAGGCCAGGCGCCTGGATGCGGGTTGCTGCGAGCTGTACTTCAAGCTCGAAAGCCAGAACCCCGGTGGTTCGATCAAGGACCGCATCGGCATGAGCATGATCGAGGCCGCCGAGGCGCGCGGCGACATCAAGCCGGGTGACACGCTGGTGGAGGGCACCGCCGGCAACACCGGCATCGGCCTGGCGCTGGTGGCGCAACAGAAGGGCTACAAGCTGGTGCTGGTGGTCCCCGACAAGATGAGCCGGGAAAAGATCTTCAACCTCAAGGCGATGGGTGCGGAAGTGGTACTGACCCGCTCGGACGTCGCCAAGGGCCACCCCGACTACTACCAGGACCTGGCCGAGCGCCTCGCCGCCGAGACGCCGGGGGCGTACTTCATCAACCAGTTCGGCAACCCCGACAACCCGGCCGCGCACGAGCACGGCACCGGCCCGGAGATCCTGCGCCAGATGGCCGAGGTCGGCGGGCTGGATGCGATCGTCTTCGGCTGCGGCAGCTCCGGCACGATGAGCGGGCTGTCGCGCTGCTTCGCCACGCAGGCGCCGGACGTGGAGATGGTGCTGGCCGATCCGGTCGGCTCGATCCTTGCCGAGTACATCAACGAGGGCACGCTCAGCGACAAGTCGGCCAGCTGGATGGTGGAGGGCATCGGCGAGGACTTCCTGCCGTCGATCTCCGATTTCTCGCGGGTGAAGAAGGCCTATGCGATCACCGACAAGGAGAGCTTCCTGACCGCGCGCGAGCTGCTGGCCAAGGAGGGCATCCTGGGCGGCTCCTCCACCGGCACGCTGCTGGCCGCGGCGCTGAAGTACTGCCGCGAGCAGACCACGCCGAAGAAGGTGCTGGTGTTCGTCTGCGACACCGGCAACAAGTACCTGTCGAAGATGTACAACGACTACTGGATGCTCGACAACGGCTTCATCGAGCGCGAGCAGCACGGCGACCTGCGCGACCTGATCCTGCGCCCGTATTCGCAGCGCGACACCGTGGTGGTCGGGCGCAACGACCTGCTGGTTACCGCCTACCAGCGCATGAAGCTGTACGAGATCTCGCAGCTGCCGGTGATGGACGGCGACGACCTGGTCGGCATCCTCGACGAGTCGGATGTGCTGCTGCACGTCTACGGTGACGAGGCCCGGTTCCGCGACCCGGTGTCGACCGCCATGGCCAGCAAGCTGGAAGTGCTGGACGTGAAATCGCCGATCGAGTCGCTGCTGCCGGTGTTCGACCGCGGCCAGGTGGCGATCGTGATGGACGGCAGCCG